Proteins from a single region of Candidatus Eisenbacteria bacterium:
- the aceK gene encoding bifunctional isocitrate dehydrogenase kinase/phosphatase → MPTPSTDPTLAGEAAALIADSFAQYMRRFLALSRVAGAHFSNRDWHAMQRDSGRRLDLYGDAVGGTQTGLRLLLGARLADRGTWTAIRANFESLVTPGAYAELAETFFNSNVRRIFHTVGVDPEVEFVSAAIPRREYRAPWSHTRTVPCDGDLALAFRRVLEGAGLRAAWDDLRGDAERLVRAVPPEVPAARVRAIEVARTAFFRGKGAYLVGHLHLDTGSIPLVIALLNPRGRVVVDAALFTENEISVVFSFARSYLFAETGRPREMVDWLRTIMPRKPVSDLWNSIGFHRHGKTELYRSLLEHLANTDEKFAIAPGKRGMVMSVFALPGFDVVFKLIRDRFEYPKTVTHAQVREKYELVYRHDRAGRLVDAQTFEHLDFPAERFDPALLDDLLTHTSESVKLRGGRVVIAHLYTERRLLPLDLFLAGAAPEAAREAVVDYGQALKDLAATNIFPGDMLLKNFGVTRHGRLVFYDYDELCPLLQVRFRDLPAPRGDDEEVASEPWYFVGEHDVFPEEFRAFLGLRGDLLEAFLAAHGDLLEAGWWRRMQDRLHQGEIIDVFPYRTARRLRPGPG, encoded by the coding sequence ATGCCGACCCCGTCCACCGACCCGACGCTCGCCGGCGAGGCCGCCGCGCTGATCGCCGACTCCTTCGCGCAGTACATGCGCCGCTTCCTCGCGCTCTCGCGCGTCGCGGGGGCGCACTTCTCGAACCGCGACTGGCACGCGATGCAGCGCGACTCCGGCCGCCGGCTCGACCTGTACGGCGACGCCGTGGGCGGCACGCAGACGGGGCTGCGCCTGCTGCTCGGCGCGCGGCTCGCCGACCGCGGCACGTGGACCGCCATCCGCGCGAACTTCGAATCCCTCGTCACGCCGGGGGCCTACGCCGAGCTCGCCGAGACGTTCTTCAACAGCAACGTCCGGCGCATCTTTCACACCGTCGGCGTGGATCCGGAGGTCGAGTTCGTCTCCGCGGCCATTCCGCGGCGGGAGTATCGCGCGCCGTGGAGCCACACGCGCACCGTGCCGTGCGACGGCGACCTCGCGCTGGCCTTCCGGCGCGTGCTCGAGGGCGCGGGGCTGCGCGCGGCATGGGACGACCTGCGGGGGGACGCCGAACGGCTCGTTCGCGCCGTGCCGCCCGAGGTTCCGGCGGCCCGCGTGCGGGCCATCGAGGTGGCGCGCACCGCGTTCTTCCGCGGCAAGGGCGCCTACCTGGTCGGACACCTGCACCTCGACACGGGCTCGATTCCGCTGGTGATCGCGCTCCTCAATCCCCGGGGCCGCGTGGTCGTGGATGCCGCGCTGTTCACCGAGAACGAGATCAGCGTCGTATTCAGCTTCGCGCGCTCGTACCTGTTCGCCGAGACCGGGCGGCCGCGCGAGATGGTGGACTGGCTGCGGACGATCATGCCACGCAAACCGGTCTCGGACCTGTGGAACTCGATCGGCTTTCACCGCCACGGCAAGACCGAGCTCTACCGCTCGCTGCTCGAACATCTGGCGAACACCGACGAGAAGTTCGCGATCGCGCCCGGCAAGCGCGGCATGGTGATGTCGGTGTTCGCGCTTCCGGGCTTCGACGTGGTCTTCAAGCTGATCCGGGACCGCTTCGAGTACCCCAAGACCGTGACGCACGCGCAGGTCCGCGAGAAGTACGAGCTCGTCTACCGCCACGACCGGGCGGGGCGGCTGGTGGACGCGCAGACGTTCGAGCACCTCGATTTCCCGGCGGAACGCTTCGATCCCGCGCTGCTCGACGATCTGCTCACGCACACTTCCGAGAGCGTGAAGCTGCGCGGCGGCCGCGTCGTGATCGCGCACCTGTACACCGAGCGGCGACTGCTGCCGCTGGACCTGTTCCTCGCCGGAGCCGCGCCCGAGGCGGCGCGCGAGGCGGTCGTGGACTACGGTCAGGCGCTCAAGGACCTCGCGGCGACCAACATCTTTCCGGGCGACATGCTGCTCAAGAACTTCGGCGTCACGCGCCACGGCCGGCTGGTCTTCTACGACTACGACGAGCTGTGCCCGCTGCTCCAGGTGCGCTTCCGCGACCTGCCGGCACCGCGCGGCGACGACGAGGAAGTGGCCTCGGAGCCGTGGTACTTTGTCGGCGAACACGACGTCTTCCCGGAGGAGTTCCGGGCCTTTCTCGGGCTCCGGGGCGACCTGCTCGAAGCGTTCCTCGCCGCGCACGGCGACCTGCTCGAAGCCGGCTGGTGGCGGCGCATGCAGGACCGCCTGCACCAGGGCGAGATCATCGACGTCTTTCCCTACCGGACGGCGCGCCGCCTGCGGCCCGGCCCCGGTTGA